Part of the Shewanella eurypsychrophilus genome is shown below.
GCCGATGCGGTTATCAAGGCATTGGTCGACCATGGGGTCACTAATATCTTTGGTTATCCAGGTGGCGCTATTATGCCTATCTATGACGCACTCTATGGCGCTCCTGTTGAACACCTTCTTAGTCGTCATGAACAAGGTGCAGCTTTTGCGGCTCTAGGTTATGCCCGTGCGACAGGCAAGACAGGCGTGTGTTTTGCAACATCAGGTCCGGGGGCTACCAATCTTGTTACTTCACTCGCTGATGCCTTGCTCGATTCGGTCCCTGTCGTTGCTATCACAGGTCAGGTCTCTACTGCCGTTATCGGGACTGATGCGTTTCAGGAGATCGATGTTCTGGGTATGTCGCTGTCGTGTACTAAACACAGCTTCATGGTGACAGAGATGGATCAGCTAGTGCCGACCCTTTATAAAGCCTTTGAGATAGCGGCATCCGGTCGACCAGGTCCTGTATTGGTTGATATTCCTAAAGATATTCAGATTGGCATGATGGAGTATAAGACTCCACAGCAAGAGAAAATGTCGCTACCAGTATTTGAAAGTGCAGATATTGATGCTGCACTGACGCTGCTTAACCAAACCAAGAAACCTATGCTCTATGTGGGCGGTGGTGTCGGTATGGCCAAAGCCGTACCTGAGTTACGTGAATTTATTGAGGTGACTGGGATCCCCTCTGTGGCAACGCTTAAGGGTTTGGGCACTATTGAGAAAGAGACTGCAGGCTATTTAGGGATGTTGGGCATGCATGGCTCGAAAGCGGCAAATATTGCCGTTCAGGAGTGCGACTTATTAATCGTTGTCGGCGCACGTTTCGATGATCGGGTTACCGGTCGTTTAGCCTCTTTTGCCGAACACGCCAAGGTGATCCATCTAGATATCGATGCCGCAGAACTCGGTAAGCTACGCTTGCCGGAAGTCGCCATTGCCGGTGATCTACGTCAGATACTGCCAGCATTGGCCACTGAGCTGGAAATCGCTCCTTGGTGCGCTGAAGTTGAGCTGCTAAAAGACGAGCATCAGTGGAATTATGACCGTCCCGGTGAGCTGATTTTTGCTCCTGCTATGCTGAAGCGCTTAGCAGATAAGCTGCCAGAGGATAGTGCGGTATGTTGTGATGTAGGTCAGCATCAGATGTGGGTGGCGCAGCATATGTGGTTCCGTAATCCTGAAGATCATCTATCTAGTTCAGGCCTTGGCACCATGGGGTTCGGTTTACCAGCCGCTATTGGCGCTAAGGTTTCTCGTCCCGATGCTACCGTGGTTGCCGTTTCTGGCGATGGCTCATTTATGATGAACGTACAGGAACTCACTACGATTAAGCGTCGTAAGTTAGCGGTAAAAATTCTGCTTATCGACAACCAAAAGTTGGGCATGGTGAAACAGTGGCAGCAGCTGTTCTTTGAAGAGCGCTATAGCGAGACTGACCTTTCCGATAACCCGGACTTTGTCACCTTGGCATCGGCATTCGATATCCCCGGCCGTACCATCACCACAACAGATCAAGTGGAAGAAGCGTTAGAGCACTTAGTCAACTGTGAAGGCCCATACCTGCTGCATGTGAAAATAGATGACGCTCACAATGTCTGGCCGCTCGTCCCACCAGGAGCTTGTAACAGAGACATGATGGAAGAGATGGATAAACAGACTTAACGCTGTGTGGTCACTCATCCCACAAGAATCGTGCTTATAGTCACGACATGATGGAAGAGATGGATTAACGCACAAAGCAGGTAAAGAACAAGTGGATAGGGAGTAGAGATGAGTTATCAATTGAGCTTAACCTTAGTACAGCAGCCTGAAGTGTTGGAGCGTGTATTGAGAGTGGTGCGTCATCGTGGTTTTAAGGTGACCAAGATGGAGATGCAGCTAGCAGATGACACTGCACTGCTACACATGCAGGTTGAGAGTGACCGAGCGATTGAATTATTAACCAATCAAATAGAGAAGCTTTATGACGTTATTAATTGCCAAGTGAAGCTTCAGTGAGCAGTGAGTAGATCATTAGGCCCGATTTTAAATTTAGATAACGTACAGCGAAAAGCTAAAGCATTGCAGTAGCTATTGTAGAGAGTGAGGAGATTGAGATGACCGCGAAGAAAGCAGAGTTTATATGGTTTAATGGTGAGATGATGCCTTGGGGTGATGCTAAGGTGCATGTTATGTCCCATGGCCTACATTATGGCTCGTCTGTCTTCGAGGGGATCCGTGTCTATGATACCCATATCGGTCCCGCGGGGTTTCGTCTAACCGACCATGTTCAGCGTCTGTTCGATTCGGCTAAGATCTATCGTATGCCAATTCCTTATACATTAGATGAACTGATGCAAGCCTGCAGTGATAGTGTGCAGCAAAATGGCCTCAAGAGTGCCTACATTCGTCCGTTAGCTTTTTATGGTGATGTAGGCATGGGGATCACCCCACCTAAAGATGCCGTGTGTGATGTTATGGTCGCAGCCTTTCCCTGGGGAGCCTATTTAGGTGAAGACAGTATGGAAGCGGGTGTTGATGTTGCCGTCAGCTCCTGGAACCGACTCGCGCCCAATACCATACCTACGGGCGCCAAAGCGGGGGGGAATTATTTGTCATCGATTCAGATCTCGACAGAGGCAAAACGCAACGGTTTCGATGAAGGTATCGCACTCGATGTAAATGGCCTGGTGAGTGAAGGTGCAGGTGCCAACCTATTTGTGGTAAAAAAAGGTAAAATCTATACGCCGCCAGCGACCGCTGCCATTTTGATGGGCTTGACCCGAGATAGCATCATGATCTTGGCTCGTGATAAGGGCTATGAAGTTGTTGAAGAGGCGATGTCACGAGAGTTTCTCTACCTTGCTGACGAGATATTTATGACCGGCACAGCCGCAGAAATTGTGCCTGTACGTAGCGTAGATAGAATTGAAGTGGGTACGGGCAAACGTGGCCCGATCACTAAGTCGATTCAGGACAGTTTCTTCGGCCTGTTTAATGGTGAGACCGAAGACAAGTGGGGTTGGTTAGAGGTTTTATAAAAGAAGGTTTTAGGTTTTAGAACCTAGGTCCTAGGAAAGCAAAAAATACAGCAGCCTAAGAGTTGACTCTTGGACTTAAAAATTAATTTGAAGGTAAGATTGAGTCGTTTCTTCATCCTAGGAACTCGTACCTTCTCAATAAGGACAATCGCAATGCCAAAATTACGTTCAGCTACCAGTACCGAAGGTCGTAACATGGCCGGAGCTCGCGCCCTATGGCGTGCAACCGGCGTTAAAGATGGTGATTTTGGTAAGCCAATTATTGCGATTTCCAACTCTTTCACTCAATTTGTTCCCGGCCATGTACACCTTAAAGACATGGGCTCATTAGTCGCCGGTGCTATCGAAGAAGCGGGCGGAATTGCCAAAGAGTTTAATACTATCGCGGTAGATGACGGTATTGCCATGGGTCATGGCGGTATGTTGTACAGCTTGCCATCGCGTGATCTTATTGCTGACAGCGTCGAGTACATGGTTAATGCCCACTGCGCCGACGCGTTAGTGTGTATCTCCAACTGTGACAAAATTACCCCAGGCATGCTGATGGCGGCATTACGTCTAAATATTCCGGTAATTTTCGTCTCCGGTGGCCCAATGGAAGCGGGCAAGACTAAGCTTTCTGACAAGATCATCAAGCTCGACTTAGTTGATGCAATGGTGGCTGGCGCTGACAGTCGCGTATCGGATGCTGACAGTGAACAAATCGAACGTAGTGCTTGCCCTACTTGTGGGTCATGCTCCGGTATGTTTACCGCCAACTCGATGAACTGCTTAACCGAAGCCTTAGGTTTATCTCTGCCTGGTAATGGTTCAATGCTGGCGACACATGCAGATCGTCGCGAACTTTTCTTAGAAGCGGGTCGCCGCATCATGGATCTTGCGACCCGTTATTATAGAGATGACGATGAGTCAGCGCTGCCGCGTAACATAGCTAACTTCAAGGCGTTCGAAAATGCCACGGTCTTAGATATCGCCATGGGCGGATCGAGTAACACGGTATTGCACCTGATAGCCGCGGCTCATGAGGCAGAAGTTGATTTCACCATGGCTGATATCGACAGACTTTCACGTAAAGTGCCTCATCTGTGTAAAGTAGCCCCAGCGACACCAGAATACCATATGGAAGACGTGCATCGTGCCGGTGGCGTGATGGGGATTTTGGGCGAGCTCGATAGAGCGGGCTTGCTCCATAACGACGCATATCATGTTGCAGGTAAGAGTTTAAAAGACGTATTAGCCAAATGGGACATTGCTCAAAGCGATGATGCAAGCGTACATAAGTTTTACTCAGCGGGCCCTGCCGGCATTCCAACGACTAAGGCATTTAGCCAATCTTGTCGCTGGGATAGCGTAGATGATGACCGCGAAGCTGGTTGTATCCGCAAGCGTGAGTTTGCCTTCAGTCAAGAAGGTGGTTTGGCTGTCCTTGCCGGTAATATCGCACTCGATGGTTGTATTGTTAAGACCGCAGGTGTCGATGAAGAAAATCATATTTTTATTGGCTCGGCTCGCGTTTATGAAAGCCAAGATGACGCGGTTGCAGGTATTTTAAATGGTGAAGTGGTAGCCGGTGATGTGGTGGTTATTCGCTATGAAGGCCCTAAGGGAGGCCCTGGTATGCAGGAGATGCTTTACCCGACCAGTTACCTTAAGTCACGTGGCCTGGGTAAGGCTTGTGCCCTTATCACAGATGGTCGTTTCTCCGGTGGTACTTCAGGCCTGTCTATCGGCCATGTTTCTCCAGAAGCTGCGGCTGGTGGCACCATAGGTCTGGTTGAGACCGGTGACAGAATTGAAATTGATATTCCGGCTCGCTCGATCAAACTTGCTATCAGCGATACTGAGTTAGCGGCTCGTCGCACTGCAATGGAAGGCCGTGGTAAGCAAGCGTGGAAGCCAGTGAATCGTGAACGCTCTGTTTCTCTGGCACTCAAGGCCTATGCACTTCTTGCAACCAGTGCCGATAAAGGTGCTGTGCGAGATGTAACCATGCTGGAGGATTAATATGACGACTCTTGCTTCAAGCTCACAAGAAGGTTCAACCACAAACTTGCAAGTGGATTTGGCTCACTATTATCTGCAGAAGACCTTGCTGTCTTCTGTCTATGATGTGGCCAAAGTTACCCCACTCTCTAGCTTAAATAAATTGTCAGCTCGTCTAGGTTGCCAGGTGTTTCTTAAGCGTGAGGATATGCAGCCAGTACACTCTTTTAAGCTGCGTGGCGCTTACAATAAAATATCTGAATTGACTAGCGATGAGTGTCAATCTGGCGTGGTATGTGCCTCTGCGGGCAATCATGCTCAAGGGGTTGCCATGTCGGCAGTCGCTCGTGGTATTAGCGCCGTTATCGTGATGCCAGAAACCACACCAGAGATTAAAGTTGATGCGGTTAGACGTCTCGGCGGTAAAGTCGTTCTCCACGGTCAGGCATTCGATCAGGCCAATGCTCATGCTCAAAAACTCGCCGAGACTGAAGGGCGAGTGTATGTCGCGCCATTTGATGATGAGGCGGTGATTGCCGGTCAAGGAACCGTCGCTCAAGAGATGCTGCAGCAGCAAAGAGATTTAGAGATTGTTTTTGTACCCGTTGGTGGTGGTGGCCTGATCGCCGGTATTGCCGCATTTTATAAAGCCGTTATGCCCCAAGTTAAAATCATCGGTGTAGAGCCGGAAGATTCTGCTTGCTTGAAAGCAGCACTGCAAGCCGATGAACGTGTGGTCCTGTCTCAAGTTGGCTTATTTGCCGATGGTGTGGCCGTTAAGCAGATCGGCGCTGCGCCATTTGAAGTCGCTCGTCAGTATGTGGATGGGGTGATAACCGTAAGCTCAGATGAGATCTGTGCTGCGGTTAAAGATATTTTCGAAGATACTCGCGCCATCGCCGAGCCAGCCGGTGCACTATCACTTGCCGGTCTCAAGAAATATATGGGTGATGCCGGTCAAGGCGAGAAAGTGGCCGCCATTCTCAGTGGCGCCAATGTTAACTTTCATAGCCTGAGATATATCTCCGAGCGCTGTGAACTTGGAGAGAAAAAAGAGGCTATTCTGGCGGTTAAAGTCCCTGAACGTCCTGGTATCTTTCTGCGTTTTTGTGAGCTGTTAGAAAAACGCGTGATGACCGAATTTAACTATCGATTTAGCAGTCGCGATAAAGCGGTGGTTTTTGCTGGGATCCGTTTGTCTGAAGGGCAGAGTGAGCTCGATGAGATCATCGCTAGGCTGGAGAATGATGGTTTTGAAGTTCAAGATCTCTCCCATGATGAAACCGCTAAGTTACATGTTCGCTATATGGTGGGCGGTCTGCCACCAGAGGAGCTTGATGAGCGGTTACTTAGCTTCGAGTTCCCAGAGCATCCAGGCGCGCTATTTAAGTTTCTGACTACTCTGCAGAGCAAATGGAATATTAGTTTGTTCCATTACCGCAACCACGGCGCCGCTTTTGGTAAGGTATTAGCAGGTTTTGAGGTTCCTGAATCTGATAATGAGGCTTTCCAGCAGTTTTTGACTGAGCTTGGATTTGTGTATCAGGAGGAGACTAATAGCCCTGCCTATAAGCTCTTCTTGGATAATAGAGAGTAAGTCTTGTGAGACTCATGGTGTAAGCATTTATAAGAAGGGACGCATTTGCGTCCTTTTTTATGATATGGTCAATATTCAAACACTAGTTTGAATATGAGTTAGCCTTAAGTCCACTTGCGCTAAACTGCAATCAAGATGATAGTAAAAACAAGATGCCAAAAGGCACATAGTACGAATACTGTTAATACGTAGGGAGTTAGCTATAGCGATAGTTAGGCTGAACAAATAGTTAATACCACATAATCTAGAGTTTTCGAGGAAATATGATGTTAGCAGCACCTAAGATTGATTCGTTTTATCCCCCGCGTAGAACCTTGATGGGACCAGGTCCCTCTGATGTGTATCCTGAAGTGCTCGCCGCACAATCCCGTCCGACTATTGGCCACTTAGACCCACTATTTGTCGGTATGATGGATGAGCTTAAATCACTTATTCAATATGCGTTCCAGACAGAAAATGAGATGACCTTAGCGGTTTCTGCACCAGGCAGTGCCGGTATGGAAACCTGTTTTGTGAATCTTGTTGAAGCTGGTGAAAAGGTCATTGTTTGTCGAAATGGCGTATTTGGCGAGCGCATGCGTCAGAACGTTGAGCGCGTTGGTGCCACAGCGGTTATGGTTGATAACGAGTGGGGTGAGGCGGTCAGCCCTAGCGATGTCGAAGCGGCATTAAAGGCTCATCCAGATGCTAAGTTTTTAGCCTTCGTTCATGCAGAGACTTCTACCGGCGCACTTTCAGATGCTAAGCGTTTATGTGCACTGGCAAAACAATATGATTGCTTATCGATCGTCGATGCCGTGACATCAGTGGGTGGCGTCGAACTTAGGGTCGATGAGTGGGGCATAGATGCTATTTACGCTGGTAGTCAGAAATGTCTATCTTGTGTGCCTGGCTTGTCACCTGTGTCGTTTTCACCTGCTGCAGTGGCAAAGATTAAAGCCAGAACCACTCAGGTACAAAGCTGGTTTTTAGATCAGACATTGGTAATGGGTTATTGGAGCGGTACGGCTGATAACAGTGCCAAGCGCAGTTATCACCATACAGCGCCAGTCAATGCGCTTTATGCGCTACATGAATCTTTACGAATACTGGCCAATGAAGGCTTAGAGGCGGCGTGGCAGCGACATGCAGATATGCATCAGATATTACGCCAAGGCTTAGAAGGTTTAGGGCTAAAGTTTGTTGTCGATGAGGCTTCACGTTTGCCACAGCTCAACGCAGTTTTTATTCCAGCAGGGATAGATGATGTAGCGGTGCGCAACTTGCTTTTAGAAAACTATAACCTTGAAATCGGTGCCGGTCTTGGTGCATTAGCGGGTAAGGCATGGCGTATTGGCTTGATGGGCTTTGGTGCTCGCCGCGAGAATGTGGCCTTGTGTTTAAAGGCGCTGGAAGAAGTACTGAATTAGACAGTTAATTCGTCAATACACTATAGGAAGGCCATTCGATTTCGAATGGCCTTTTTCGTTAAGCACAGTCGTTTTTATAAAAATTAAGTATCAGAGGTTAAAACACTAAAAGGTGTAATCCATTTTTACCCAAGCAGTGCGTCCTGGCTCATTGACCTGAAACATCGGGCTGCTACCTGGAATATCATTACCGGCACCTGAGCGACTGATGTGTTCTGCGTAGGTGATATCAAACAGGTTTTCAACGCCTAGGCTGACAAGAATGCTCTCTTGATGCTTCCAGCTAGCATTTATTGAGAGCGTGCCAAAACTGCTACTGGCCGCTAAATCTTGACCTGAAATATTGCCCTCACCAATAGCTACTCTGTCTTGAGCCGCGACAAGTCGCCAGAGTAAGCCTGCACTCCATTGCTGGTATTGATAATCTAAGGTGAGCCTTCCCTCGAGTGGCGGGATCTGGCCTAAAGGCGTGTTAGCAGTATCATTATCACCATGGCTGTAGCTAACACTGGTTTGGCTTGACCAATGCTCACTAATAGGGAATGTTGCCGCTATCTC
Proteins encoded:
- the ilvG gene encoding acetolactate synthase 2 catalytic subunit: MRGADAVIKALVDHGVTNIFGYPGGAIMPIYDALYGAPVEHLLSRHEQGAAFAALGYARATGKTGVCFATSGPGATNLVTSLADALLDSVPVVAITGQVSTAVIGTDAFQEIDVLGMSLSCTKHSFMVTEMDQLVPTLYKAFEIAASGRPGPVLVDIPKDIQIGMMEYKTPQQEKMSLPVFESADIDAALTLLNQTKKPMLYVGGGVGMAKAVPELREFIEVTGIPSVATLKGLGTIEKETAGYLGMLGMHGSKAANIAVQECDLLIVVGARFDDRVTGRLASFAEHAKVIHLDIDAAELGKLRLPEVAIAGDLRQILPALATELEIAPWCAEVELLKDEHQWNYDRPGELIFAPAMLKRLADKLPEDSAVCCDVGQHQMWVAQHMWFRNPEDHLSSSGLGTMGFGLPAAIGAKVSRPDATVVAVSGDGSFMMNVQELTTIKRRKLAVKILLIDNQKLGMVKQWQQLFFEERYSETDLSDNPDFVTLASAFDIPGRTITTTDQVEEALEHLVNCEGPYLLHVKIDDAHNVWPLVPPGACNRDMMEEMDKQT
- the ilvM gene encoding acetolactate synthase 2 small subunit codes for the protein MSYQLSLTLVQQPEVLERVLRVVRHRGFKVTKMEMQLADDTALLHMQVESDRAIELLTNQIEKLYDVINCQVKLQ
- a CDS encoding branched-chain amino acid transaminase, coding for MTAKKAEFIWFNGEMMPWGDAKVHVMSHGLHYGSSVFEGIRVYDTHIGPAGFRLTDHVQRLFDSAKIYRMPIPYTLDELMQACSDSVQQNGLKSAYIRPLAFYGDVGMGITPPKDAVCDVMVAAFPWGAYLGEDSMEAGVDVAVSSWNRLAPNTIPTGAKAGGNYLSSIQISTEAKRNGFDEGIALDVNGLVSEGAGANLFVVKKGKIYTPPATAAILMGLTRDSIMILARDKGYEVVEEAMSREFLYLADEIFMTGTAAEIVPVRSVDRIEVGTGKRGPITKSIQDSFFGLFNGETEDKWGWLEVL
- the ilvD gene encoding dihydroxy-acid dehydratase: MPKLRSATSTEGRNMAGARALWRATGVKDGDFGKPIIAISNSFTQFVPGHVHLKDMGSLVAGAIEEAGGIAKEFNTIAVDDGIAMGHGGMLYSLPSRDLIADSVEYMVNAHCADALVCISNCDKITPGMLMAALRLNIPVIFVSGGPMEAGKTKLSDKIIKLDLVDAMVAGADSRVSDADSEQIERSACPTCGSCSGMFTANSMNCLTEALGLSLPGNGSMLATHADRRELFLEAGRRIMDLATRYYRDDDESALPRNIANFKAFENATVLDIAMGGSSNTVLHLIAAAHEAEVDFTMADIDRLSRKVPHLCKVAPATPEYHMEDVHRAGGVMGILGELDRAGLLHNDAYHVAGKSLKDVLAKWDIAQSDDASVHKFYSAGPAGIPTTKAFSQSCRWDSVDDDREAGCIRKREFAFSQEGGLAVLAGNIALDGCIVKTAGVDEENHIFIGSARVYESQDDAVAGILNGEVVAGDVVVIRYEGPKGGPGMQEMLYPTSYLKSRGLGKACALITDGRFSGGTSGLSIGHVSPEAAAGGTIGLVETGDRIEIDIPARSIKLAISDTELAARRTAMEGRGKQAWKPVNRERSVSLALKAYALLATSADKGAVRDVTMLED
- the ilvA gene encoding threonine ammonia-lyase, biosynthetic, translating into MTTLASSSQEGSTTNLQVDLAHYYLQKTLLSSVYDVAKVTPLSSLNKLSARLGCQVFLKREDMQPVHSFKLRGAYNKISELTSDECQSGVVCASAGNHAQGVAMSAVARGISAVIVMPETTPEIKVDAVRRLGGKVVLHGQAFDQANAHAQKLAETEGRVYVAPFDDEAVIAGQGTVAQEMLQQQRDLEIVFVPVGGGGLIAGIAAFYKAVMPQVKIIGVEPEDSACLKAALQADERVVLSQVGLFADGVAVKQIGAAPFEVARQYVDGVITVSSDEICAAVKDIFEDTRAIAEPAGALSLAGLKKYMGDAGQGEKVAAILSGANVNFHSLRYISERCELGEKKEAILAVKVPERPGIFLRFCELLEKRVMTEFNYRFSSRDKAVVFAGIRLSEGQSELDEIIARLENDGFEVQDLSHDETAKLHVRYMVGGLPPEELDERLLSFEFPEHPGALFKFLTTLQSKWNISLFHYRNHGAAFGKVLAGFEVPESDNEAFQQFLTELGFVYQEETNSPAYKLFLDNRE
- a CDS encoding pyridoxal-phosphate-dependent aminotransferase family protein, encoding MLAAPKIDSFYPPRRTLMGPGPSDVYPEVLAAQSRPTIGHLDPLFVGMMDELKSLIQYAFQTENEMTLAVSAPGSAGMETCFVNLVEAGEKVIVCRNGVFGERMRQNVERVGATAVMVDNEWGEAVSPSDVEAALKAHPDAKFLAFVHAETSTGALSDAKRLCALAKQYDCLSIVDAVTSVGGVELRVDEWGIDAIYAGSQKCLSCVPGLSPVSFSPAAVAKIKARTTQVQSWFLDQTLVMGYWSGTADNSAKRSYHHTAPVNALYALHESLRILANEGLEAAWQRHADMHQILRQGLEGLGLKFVVDEASRLPQLNAVFIPAGIDDVAVRNLLLENYNLEIGAGLGALAGKAWRIGLMGFGARRENVALCLKALEEVLN